Proteins co-encoded in one Ralstonia sp. RRA genomic window:
- a CDS encoding OmpW family outer membrane protein — protein sequence MNRTARRFAAALACAAVSTLAASAAHAQSTAEANVAASASTGSGSSSGGGFGQFMDDYVWGRNVMALGWFYIRPMDSATPLTTTTSALGLGTYQSPGTDVRVSNANTLSLTFTHFFNDNIAGTFVGGVPPKFDLYGSGNVIAPVPVIGPLTLINLGLPQNNPVATVREWSPAIVAQYYFGTKESKFRPFVGGGVSYNFFTNLKLNPNFVNALQNLGQVLQLGMGQVPSGTAKVTAETSSSWTPVANVGVSYEFAKNWTAIGTVSYLPLKTTSTITIRSAQGQVLAVNKTDIKVDPLVFGLAIGYKF from the coding sequence ATGAACCGCACCGCCCGCCGCTTTGCCGCAGCCCTTGCCTGCGCTGCCGTCAGCACCCTCGCAGCCTCCGCTGCGCACGCGCAATCCACCGCAGAAGCCAACGTCGCTGCAAGTGCCAGCACCGGCTCGGGCAGCTCCAGTGGCGGCGGATTCGGACAATTCATGGACGACTACGTCTGGGGCCGCAACGTCATGGCGCTGGGCTGGTTCTATATCCGCCCGATGGATTCGGCCACGCCGCTGACCACCACCACCAGCGCGCTAGGGCTGGGCACGTACCAGTCGCCCGGAACTGACGTGCGAGTCAGTAACGCCAACACGCTGTCGCTCACGTTCACGCACTTCTTTAATGACAACATCGCCGGTACGTTCGTGGGCGGCGTGCCACCCAAGTTCGACCTGTACGGCAGTGGCAACGTGATCGCACCGGTGCCGGTCATCGGGCCGCTGACGCTCATCAACCTGGGGCTGCCGCAGAACAACCCGGTCGCCACCGTGCGCGAGTGGAGCCCGGCCATCGTCGCCCAGTACTACTTCGGTACGAAGGAAAGCAAGTTCCGTCCGTTCGTCGGCGGCGGCGTCAGCTACAACTTCTTCACCAACCTGAAGCTGAACCCGAACTTCGTGAACGCGCTGCAAAACCTCGGCCAGGTGCTGCAGCTGGGCATGGGCCAGGTGCCGAGCGGCACGGCCAAGGTGACGGCAGAAACGTCGAGCTCTTGGACGCCGGTGGCCAACGTGGGTGTGTCGTATGAGTTCGCCAAGAACTGGACCGCCATCGGCACGGTGTCGTACCTACCGCTGAAGACCACATCCACCATCACAATCCGCAGCGCGCAGGGCCAGGTGCTGGCGGTCAACAAGACCGACATCAAGGTCGACCCGCTCGTGTTTGGGCTGGCGATTGGCTACAAGTTCTAA
- a CDS encoding DUF1571 domain-containing protein: MQLRTLALATALACTSAAWAQTPEASAPAAPAATAAAASQSAAVSSFGAMDVARQTTWLGGQVQTNAFADWSDDDILAMAQAMKPETLVRWLRGEVAKLPEYEYRMRRQERVKDQWQSQPSLMLIRYRHAPRQVYARWLKGGSHAGQEIIYDETVRRDEMYGHLGGLFGFASIWSALDGALAKSQSNHTARELGLQFIVDTVERDGRAHVAAGGTGKFNEAKMVTESGERMLRLTWDAPSGPPTFYAKRVRLFFDLKNPWVRVEESWDESGNELEKIVIENVTRKTWNDQTFNPKNPEYKF, encoded by the coding sequence ATGCAACTGCGCACGCTTGCGCTGGCGACGGCACTGGCCTGCACGAGCGCCGCGTGGGCGCAGACGCCTGAGGCTTCCGCGCCCGCCGCACCTGCCGCCACGGCAGCAGCGGCATCCCAATCTGCCGCCGTCAGCAGCTTTGGCGCAATGGACGTCGCTCGGCAGACGACCTGGCTTGGCGGCCAGGTCCAGACCAACGCCTTTGCCGACTGGTCCGACGACGACATTCTCGCCATGGCACAGGCGATGAAGCCCGAGACGCTGGTGCGCTGGCTGCGTGGCGAGGTCGCCAAGCTGCCCGAGTACGAATACCGCATGCGCCGGCAGGAGCGCGTGAAAGACCAGTGGCAAAGCCAGCCGTCCCTCATGCTGATCCGCTACCGCCATGCGCCGCGCCAGGTGTACGCCCGCTGGCTCAAGGGCGGCTCGCACGCCGGCCAGGAAATCATCTACGACGAGACCGTGCGCCGCGACGAGATGTACGGCCACCTGGGCGGCCTCTTCGGCTTTGCCTCCATCTGGAGCGCGCTGGACGGGGCGCTGGCCAAATCGCAGTCGAACCACACCGCGCGTGAACTGGGGCTGCAGTTCATCGTCGACACAGTGGAACGCGATGGGCGCGCCCACGTGGCTGCCGGCGGCACCGGCAAGTTCAACGAGGCCAAGATGGTGACCGAAAGCGGCGAGCGCATGCTGCGCCTGACCTGGGATGCCCCTAGTGGCCCACCCACGTTCTACGCCAAGCGCGTACGACTGTTTTTCGACCTCAAGAACCCCTGGGTTCGCGTCGAAGAATCCTGGGATGAGTCCGGCAACGAGCTCGAAAAGATCGTCATCGAGAACGTGACGCGCAAGACCTGGAACGACCAGACCTTCAACCCCAAGAACCCGGAGTACAAGTTTTGA
- a CDS encoding AMP-binding protein yields MNTVADRSNLTDRIWLKSYPEGVPAEIDPDRYHSLAEVFRESVEKYRTRVAYVSVGTEMTYDECEHQAQHFAAWLQSRGVKKGDRVAIMLPNSLQYPVCLFGTLLAGAIVVNVNPLYTVPELAHQLRDSGAQTIVVLENFARTLEQALPGTQVRNIVLTGIGDLMGGALNLKGRALNFVMRHVQKQVPQYKLPSPIWLRDALAAGRSRALQPVQLASEDIAFLQYTGGTTGVAKGAMLTHRNIIANLLQAEEWSKSMLTGGAETNVTLLPLYHIFSLTVNLLMFMTMGGRNILIANPRDTKRVLFILRKERFSGIAGVNTLFNLLLEDPEFAKRDFSAMKITIGGGMAVQRAIAQRWKQVTGHTIVEGYGLTECSPVVSMNPPQVTEFSGTIGLPAPSTEVRFKADDGSIVPLGEPGELQVRGPQVMRGYWQRPDETAKAIDADGWFSTGDIGVMDANGYIRLIDRKKDMILVSGFNVYPNEIEDAVALHPEVLEVAAIGVPDPVAGERVKVIVVRRTGALTEPALLEHCRAHLTGYKMPRIVEFRDEELPKSTVGKILRRELRDADPDIKRARAEAQQ; encoded by the coding sequence ATGAACACCGTTGCCGACCGCAGCAATCTGACCGACCGCATCTGGCTGAAGTCGTATCCCGAAGGCGTGCCCGCCGAGATCGACCCCGACCGCTATCACTCGCTGGCCGAGGTGTTTCGCGAATCGGTGGAGAAGTACCGCACGCGTGTCGCTTACGTGAGCGTCGGCACGGAGATGACGTACGACGAATGCGAGCACCAGGCCCAGCACTTTGCGGCATGGCTGCAATCGCGTGGCGTGAAGAAGGGCGACCGTGTGGCGATCATGCTGCCCAACAGCCTGCAGTATCCGGTGTGCCTGTTCGGCACGCTGCTGGCCGGTGCCATCGTCGTCAACGTGAATCCGCTGTACACGGTGCCGGAGCTGGCCCACCAGCTGCGCGATTCCGGCGCGCAGACCATCGTCGTGCTGGAGAACTTCGCGCGCACGCTGGAACAGGCGCTGCCCGGCACCCAGGTGCGAAACATCGTCCTCACCGGCATTGGGGACCTGATGGGCGGCGCGCTCAACCTCAAAGGCCGGGCGTTGAACTTCGTGATGCGGCATGTGCAGAAGCAAGTGCCGCAGTACAAGCTGCCTTCGCCCATCTGGCTGCGCGATGCGCTGGCCGCGGGGCGCTCGCGTGCGCTGCAGCCGGTGCAACTGGCATCGGAAGACATTGCCTTCCTGCAATACACCGGCGGCACCACCGGCGTGGCCAAAGGCGCGATGCTCACCCACCGCAACATCATCGCCAACCTGCTGCAGGCCGAGGAGTGGTCCAAGAGCATGCTCACCGGCGGCGCGGAGACCAACGTCACGCTGCTGCCGCTGTATCACATCTTCTCGCTCACGGTGAACCTGCTGATGTTCATGACCATGGGCGGGCGCAACATCCTCATCGCCAATCCGCGCGATACCAAACGGGTGCTCTTCATTTTGCGCAAAGAGCGCTTCTCGGGCATTGCGGGTGTCAACACGCTGTTCAACCTGCTGCTGGAAGACCCCGAGTTTGCCAAGCGCGATTTCTCTGCGATGAAGATCACCATCGGCGGCGGCATGGCAGTACAGCGCGCCATCGCGCAGCGCTGGAAGCAGGTGACAGGCCACACCATCGTTGAGGGCTACGGGCTGACGGAGTGCTCGCCCGTGGTGTCGATGAACCCGCCGCAGGTGACCGAGTTCAGCGGCACCATCGGCCTGCCGGCGCCGTCCACCGAGGTGCGCTTCAAGGCCGACGACGGCAGCATCGTGCCGCTGGGCGAACCCGGCGAGCTGCAGGTGCGCGGCCCGCAGGTGATGCGCGGCTACTGGCAACGCCCCGATGAAACCGCCAAAGCCATCGACGCCGACGGCTGGTTCTCCACCGGCGACATCGGCGTGATGGACGCCAACGGCTACATCCGCCTGATCGACCGCAAGAAGGACATGATCCTGGTCTCGGGCTTCAACGTGTACCCGAACGAGATCGAAGACGCCGTCGCGCTGCACCCAGAGGTACTGGAGGTCGCAGCTATCGGCGTGCCCGACCCGGTGGCGGGCGAGCGCGTGAAGGTCATCGTGGTGCGGCGCACCGGCGCGCTGACGGAGCCTGCGCTGCTCGAACACTGCCGCGCCCACCTGACCGGCTACAAGATGCCGCGCATTGTCGAGTTCCGCGATGAAGAGCTGCCCAAGTCGACCGTGGGCAAGATCCTGCGCCGCGAACTGCGCGATGCCGACCCCGACATCAAGCGCGCCCGCGCCGAGGCTCAGCAATGA
- a CDS encoding acetyl-CoA C-acetyltransferase translates to MLVNAQVRRVAILGGNRIPFARSNTAYATASNQQMLTAALQGLVDRFNLHGQRLDEVVAGAVIKLSRDFNLTRESVLSTTLAKQTPAYDVQQACGTGLEAAILVANKIALGQIDVGIAGGTDTTSDAPVGLNEKMRKILLEANRAKSTGARLKALAGLRPSMFVRPLLPRNSEPRTGLSMGEHCELMAKRWGIRREDQDALALRSHHNLTAAYERGFFTDLMTAHLGLDRDNNLRSNLTAEQLAKLQPVFDRSASGTMTAGNSTPLTDGASCVLLASEDWARAHNLPVLAYMTCADTAAVDFFSGTPAQNEGLLMAPAYAVSRMLQRAGLTLQDFDYYEIHEAFAAQVLCTLAAWESPEYCREKLGRSAPLGSIDRSKLNVNGSSLGTGHPFAATGGRIVATLAKMLAQRGSGRGLVSICAAGGQGVVAILERPENMSH, encoded by the coding sequence ATGCTAGTCAACGCGCAGGTACGCCGCGTCGCCATCCTCGGGGGCAACCGCATTCCGTTTGCCCGCTCGAACACCGCCTACGCCACCGCATCGAACCAGCAGATGCTGACCGCCGCGCTGCAGGGCCTGGTCGACCGTTTCAACCTGCACGGCCAGCGCCTGGACGAAGTGGTGGCCGGCGCCGTCATCAAGCTATCGCGGGATTTCAACCTGACGCGCGAATCGGTGCTCTCCACCACGCTCGCCAAGCAAACGCCCGCGTACGACGTGCAGCAGGCATGCGGCACGGGGCTGGAAGCCGCCATCCTGGTCGCCAACAAGATCGCGCTGGGGCAGATCGACGTGGGCATCGCGGGCGGCACGGATACCACGTCCGACGCGCCCGTTGGCCTGAACGAGAAGATGCGCAAGATCCTGCTGGAGGCCAACCGCGCCAAGTCCACCGGCGCGCGCCTCAAGGCACTGGCCGGCCTGCGGCCGTCAATGTTCGTGCGCCCACTCCTGCCGCGCAACAGTGAGCCGCGTACCGGCCTGTCGATGGGCGAACACTGCGAACTGATGGCCAAGCGCTGGGGCATCCGCCGCGAAGACCAGGATGCGCTGGCCCTGCGCAGCCACCACAACCTGACCGCCGCCTACGAGCGCGGCTTCTTCACCGACCTGATGACCGCCCACCTCGGGCTGGACCGCGACAACAACCTGCGCAGCAACCTCACTGCAGAACAGCTCGCCAAGCTGCAGCCGGTATTCGATCGCAGCGCCAGCGGCACCATGACCGCCGGCAACTCCACGCCGCTCACCGATGGCGCCTCGTGCGTGCTGCTCGCCAGCGAGGACTGGGCGCGCGCGCACAACCTGCCCGTGCTCGCCTACATGACGTGCGCGGACACCGCTGCCGTCGATTTCTTCAGTGGTACGCCCGCGCAGAACGAAGGGCTGCTGATGGCGCCGGCCTATGCCGTCTCACGCATGCTGCAGCGCGCAGGCCTCACGCTGCAGGACTTTGACTACTACGAGATCCACGAAGCTTTTGCCGCCCAGGTGCTCTGCACGCTGGCCGCATGGGAGTCGCCCGAGTACTGCCGCGAAAAGCTCGGCCGCAGCGCGCCACTCGGCAGCATCGACCGCAGCAAGCTCAACGTGAACGGCAGCTCGCTGGGCACGGGCCACCCGTTTGCCGCCACCGGCGGGCGCATTGTCGCCACGCTCGCCAAGATGCTGGCGCAGCGCGGCAGCGGGCGCGGGCTGGTGTCGATCTGCGCGGCGGGTGGACAAGGCGTAGTCGCCATTCTGGAGCGCCCCGAAAACATGTCGCATTGA
- a CDS encoding MaoC/PaaZ C-terminal domain-containing protein, which yields MPPTVAARARATVTPFAATQTLVTTPPSARALAWRALLSQRKGKRGGPLPRHTLVRQEVPLDAEHIAHYAAVCGFSPAHGVPITYPHLLGFPLQLMLMTESTFPYPVIGLVHLCNTIRQHQPLTAGERVRVEVRPRRLFQHARGQAFAIETAIIRAGAVVWESLSTYLRVGVPSPQGAPLIALPATQDLSPDGHWDAPADTGLCYARVSGDWNPIHVSNLGAKLFGFAHPIAHGMWTKARALAALLPATPLAQGEVVAEFKTPLSLPGAATLWQAEDAAPGCPFEVRNTAGDKPYLRGVLTLPQAQQDNPGD from the coding sequence ATGCCGCCCACCGTTGCCGCACGCGCACGCGCGACCGTCACGCCATTCGCTGCCACGCAGACGCTGGTGACCACACCGCCATCGGCCAGGGCGCTGGCGTGGCGGGCGCTGCTGTCGCAACGCAAGGGCAAGCGCGGCGGGCCGCTGCCGCGCCACACACTGGTGCGGCAGGAGGTGCCGCTGGATGCGGAGCACATCGCGCACTACGCAGCAGTCTGTGGCTTCTCGCCCGCACACGGCGTGCCGATAACGTACCCGCACCTGCTGGGCTTTCCGCTGCAACTCATGCTGATGACGGAATCGACGTTCCCGTATCCGGTGATCGGGCTGGTGCATCTGTGCAACACGATCCGTCAGCATCAACCACTCACCGCCGGTGAACGCGTGCGTGTGGAAGTCCGCCCGCGCCGACTGTTCCAGCATGCGCGCGGACAGGCGTTTGCCATCGAGACAGCCATCATTCGGGCCGGTGCAGTGGTGTGGGAATCGCTCTCGACCTACCTGCGCGTGGGCGTGCCGTCTCCGCAGGGCGCACCGCTGATCGCCTTGCCGGCTACGCAGGACCTGTCGCCTGATGGCCACTGGGATGCGCCCGCCGACACCGGTCTCTGCTACGCCCGTGTCTCAGGCGACTGGAATCCGATCCACGTATCGAACCTTGGCGCGAAATTGTTTGGCTTCGCCCACCCCATCGCCCATGGCATGTGGACCAAGGCACGCGCACTGGCTGCGTTGCTGCCGGCTACGCCGCTTGCCCAGGGGGAGGTGGTGGCCGAGTTCAAAACGCCGTTGTCGCTGCCGGGTGCAGCCACGCTCTGGCAAGCCGAGGATGCCGCGCCGGGCTGCCCGTTCGAGGTGCGCAACACCGCCGGCGACAAACCCTATCTGCGCGGCGTGCTGACGCTGCCGCAAGCACAACAAGACAACCCCGGAGATTGA
- a CDS encoding 3-oxoacyl-ACP reductase, which produces MQDKYLDFVGSGFGKWLSANLGLPQPVPLRRYQEGKPEFIGPFLVGAAPGGAMRETLAALFAEIGVPTRFHESDPEWLGAANRHGQITGRFVAPTGKEGDAFDRVGGIVFDATGIQTTEDLDALYHVFHDGVRAVGRCGRVVVTGRPPEDCKTPQAAIAQRALEGMTRSLGKEIRRGCTAQLVYVAEGAENVAASTLRFLLSARSAYVSGQVVRVRAAKPVSVDWQKPLAGRTALVTGASRGIGAAIAHVLARDGARVLCLDVPAAQEGLNAVAQDIGGEALAYDIAAPETPAVLAQQLAALGGIDILVHNAGITRDKTIARMTEPAWRSVLDINLTAQLRINDALLAANALHAGGAIVCVSSISGIAGNLGQTNYATSKAGVIGLVRASAPLLAERGITINAVAPGFIETQMTAAVPFAIREAGRRMNAMSQGGQPVDVAEAIAWFACPASNGVTGNVVRVCGQSLLGA; this is translated from the coding sequence ATGCAAGACAAGTACCTCGATTTCGTCGGTTCCGGATTCGGCAAATGGCTGTCGGCCAACCTTGGCCTGCCGCAGCCAGTACCGCTGCGCCGGTATCAGGAAGGGAAGCCGGAGTTCATCGGTCCTTTCCTCGTAGGTGCGGCACCGGGCGGCGCGATGCGCGAAACACTGGCCGCACTGTTTGCTGAAATCGGCGTGCCCACGCGCTTTCATGAAAGCGACCCCGAATGGCTCGGCGCAGCCAACCGGCACGGGCAGATCACCGGGCGCTTTGTTGCACCCACCGGCAAGGAAGGCGATGCGTTTGACCGCGTCGGCGGCATCGTCTTCGATGCGACCGGCATCCAAACAACCGAAGACCTCGACGCGCTGTACCACGTGTTCCACGACGGTGTGCGTGCTGTTGGCCGCTGCGGGCGCGTGGTGGTCACTGGCCGCCCGCCTGAAGATTGCAAGACACCGCAGGCTGCTATCGCCCAGCGCGCGCTGGAGGGGATGACGCGCTCGCTTGGCAAGGAGATCCGGCGTGGTTGCACGGCACAGCTTGTCTACGTGGCCGAGGGCGCCGAGAACGTAGCGGCGTCTACGCTGCGGTTCTTGCTGTCGGCGCGCTCGGCATATGTATCGGGGCAGGTGGTGCGCGTGCGAGCCGCAAAGCCGGTCTCCGTGGATTGGCAGAAGCCGCTGGCCGGGCGTACCGCACTGGTGACGGGGGCCTCGCGTGGCATCGGCGCGGCGATTGCGCATGTGCTGGCGCGAGACGGCGCGCGCGTGCTGTGCCTCGACGTGCCCGCCGCACAGGAAGGGTTGAACGCCGTCGCACAAGACATTGGCGGGGAAGCGCTGGCCTACGACATCGCCGCGCCGGAAACACCCGCCGTGCTCGCACAGCAGTTGGCGGCGCTGGGCGGCATCGACATCCTCGTGCACAACGCCGGCATCACGCGCGACAAGACCATCGCCCGCATGACTGAACCGGCGTGGCGCAGCGTGCTCGACATCAACCTCACCGCGCAGTTGCGCATCAACGATGCGCTGCTTGCTGCCAACGCGCTGCATGCGGGCGGGGCCATCGTCTGCGTGTCGTCCATCAGCGGCATTGCGGGCAACCTGGGGCAGACCAACTATGCGACGTCCAAAGCGGGCGTGATCGGCCTCGTGCGGGCCAGCGCGCCGTTGCTGGCCGAACGCGGCATCACCATCAACGCCGTCGCACCGGGCTTTATCGAAACACAAATGACGGCGGCCGTGCCATTCGCCATTCGCGAGGCGGGCCGCCGCATGAATGCGATGAGCCAGGGCGGCCAACCCGTCGACGTGGCCGAGGCGATCGCGTGGTTTGCCTGCCCGGCATCCAACGGTGTGACGGGCAACGTCGTGCGCGTGTGCGGCCAGAGCCTGCTCGGAGCGTAG
- a CDS encoding acyl-CoA dehydrogenase: MTTIWIVLLCIGALGLATMEASALTWLAGTGVWLAAGAWLGLIGPVMTTMLAIVFVLPALVLTLKPLRRALITRRVLSMFRKIMPEMSPTERDAIEAGTVWWDAELFSGRPDWKRLLSSPQPRLSPEEQAFLDVETEKLCDLANDWETTQIWQDMSPEAWAYAKRAGFLGMIIPKEYGGKGFSAYAHSQVIMKLSTRCSAAAVSVMVPNSLGPAELLLHYGTEAQKNHYLPRLARGEEIPCFALTNAYAGSDAAAIPDVGVVCRGMHEGRETLGFRVTWSKRYITLGPIATVLGLAFRAVDPDGLLGSDKEPGITCALIPTKHPGVNIGRRHWPLNAVFQNGPNSGKDVFIPIDWVIGGQAQVGRGWRMLMECLAAGRAISLPSSNVGLAKIAVRSTGAYAAVRRQFRTPIGKFEGIQEALGRMGGNLYMMDAARRLSALAVDLGEKPSVISAIAKYHVTERARDVVNDAMDIVGGKGICMGPNNFLARAYQQVPIAITVEGANIMTRCLIIFGQGVIRCHPYVLREMTAAQGADSPETLRAFDAALFGHGAFIAGNFVRAFLHALSGGRVAPAPSHAAPEMQRYYQAVNRFSTALALLADVSMFTLGGTLKRRESITGRLGDILSQMYLISSALKRFEDEGRPAEDAPLVHWSVQDALVRAQDALDGVLANFPNRGIAGLLRALIFPFGSPYRKPSDALAAQVAELMQTPGTARDRLLADSYCPTPDIDPIAYGEWAFRLQPAVDAIEQRLKPVIREGKLPPVPQSLPDFETWTAQAVAQGLIDEAERKQLCDYARYGEHAVAVDDFAPDFNLLADLQRRKDALDALQTAERRAA; encoded by the coding sequence ATGACGACGATCTGGATCGTCCTGCTTTGCATTGGCGCGCTCGGGCTCGCCACCATGGAAGCGTCGGCGCTGACGTGGTTGGCCGGCACCGGCGTGTGGCTTGCGGCAGGTGCATGGCTCGGTCTCATCGGCCCGGTGATGACCACCATGCTCGCCATCGTCTTCGTGCTGCCTGCGCTGGTGCTCACGCTCAAGCCGCTGCGCCGTGCGCTGATCACACGCCGCGTACTGTCGATGTTCCGCAAGATCATGCCGGAGATGTCGCCAACGGAGCGCGACGCCATCGAAGCCGGCACCGTCTGGTGGGATGCCGAACTCTTCTCCGGCCGCCCCGACTGGAAGCGCCTGCTCTCTTCACCACAGCCGCGTCTGTCGCCGGAAGAACAAGCCTTCCTCGACGTGGAAACCGAGAAGCTCTGCGACCTCGCCAACGACTGGGAGACCACGCAGATCTGGCAGGACATGTCGCCCGAGGCGTGGGCCTATGCCAAGCGGGCGGGCTTCCTGGGCATGATCATCCCGAAGGAATACGGCGGCAAAGGTTTCTCGGCCTATGCGCACTCGCAGGTCATCATGAAGCTGTCGACGCGTTGCTCCGCGGCGGCCGTGTCGGTCATGGTGCCCAACTCGCTGGGCCCGGCAGAGCTGCTGCTGCACTACGGCACCGAAGCGCAGAAGAACCACTACCTGCCGCGCCTCGCCCGTGGCGAAGAAATCCCCTGCTTTGCGCTGACCAACGCGTATGCGGGCTCCGACGCCGCTGCCATTCCCGATGTGGGGGTGGTCTGCCGTGGCATGCACGAGGGCCGCGAAACGCTGGGCTTCCGTGTGACCTGGAGCAAGCGCTACATCACGCTCGGGCCGATTGCGACGGTGCTGGGCTTGGCCTTCCGCGCGGTCGATCCGGATGGCCTGCTCGGTAGCGATAAAGAACCCGGTATCACCTGCGCACTCATCCCGACCAAGCATCCGGGCGTGAACATCGGGCGCCGTCACTGGCCGCTGAACGCGGTGTTCCAGAACGGCCCGAACTCCGGCAAAGATGTGTTCATCCCGATCGACTGGGTGATCGGCGGGCAGGCGCAGGTCGGCCGTGGCTGGCGCATGCTGATGGAGTGCCTGGCGGCAGGCCGTGCGATTTCGCTGCCGTCGTCCAACGTGGGGCTGGCCAAGATCGCCGTGCGCAGTACCGGCGCCTATGCCGCCGTGCGCCGCCAGTTCCGCACGCCCATCGGCAAGTTCGAGGGCATTCAGGAAGCGCTCGGCCGCATGGGCGGCAACCTGTACATGATGGATGCGGCGCGGCGTTTGTCCGCGCTGGCCGTGGACCTGGGCGAGAAGCCCTCGGTCATCTCCGCAATTGCCAAGTACCACGTCACCGAACGTGCGCGCGATGTGGTCAACGATGCGATGGATATCGTGGGCGGCAAGGGCATCTGCATGGGGCCGAACAATTTCCTGGCGCGTGCGTATCAGCAGGTGCCGATCGCCATCACAGTGGAAGGCGCGAACATCATGACGCGCTGCCTGATCATCTTCGGGCAGGGCGTGATCCGGTGCCATCCGTATGTGCTGCGCGAGATGACGGCAGCGCAGGGAGCAGATTCACCCGAAACGCTGCGCGCATTCGATGCGGCGCTGTTCGGCCACGGTGCGTTCATTGCAGGCAACTTCGTGCGTGCGTTCCTGCATGCGCTCTCGGGCGGCCGCGTGGCACCGGCACCGAGCCATGCCGCGCCCGAGATGCAGCGTTACTACCAGGCCGTCAACCGCTTCTCGACTGCGCTGGCGCTGCTGGCTGATGTGTCAATGTTCACGCTGGGCGGCACCCTCAAGCGCCGCGAGAGCATCACCGGCCGGCTGGGCGACATCCTTTCGCAGATGTACCTAATCTCGTCTGCGCTCAAGCGCTTTGAGGACGAAGGCCGCCCCGCGGAAGACGCGCCGCTGGTGCACTGGTCCGTGCAGGACGCGTTGGTGCGTGCGCAAGACGCGCTCGACGGCGTGCTGGCGAACTTCCCGAACCGGGGCATCGCTGGGTTGCTGCGCGCGCTGATCTTCCCGTTCGGCTCGCCTTATCGAAAACCGTCTGACGCACTGGCCGCACAGGTGGCCGAACTGATGCAGACGCCCGGCACCGCGCGTGACCGCTTGCTGGCCGATTCGTACTGCCCCACGCCCGACATCGACCCGATCGCCTACGGTGAATGGGCCTTCCGCCTGCAACCGGCGGTGGACGCCATCGAGCAGCGCTTGAAACCCGTCATCCGGGAAGGCAAGCTGCCGCCCGTGCCGCAAAGCCTGCCGGATTTCGAAACATGGACCGCGCAGGCGGTGGCACAGGGCCTCATCGACGAGGCCGAACGCAAGCAACTGTGCGACTACGCGCGCTACGGCGAACACGCCGTCGCCGTGGACGACTTCGCGCCCGATTTCAACCTGTTGGCCGATCTACAGCGCCGCAAGGATGCGCTCGACGCCTTGCAAACTGCCGAACGCCGCGCAGCCTGA
- a CDS encoding TetR/AcrR family transcriptional regulator, translating to MGRPGAGDTKGRILEATELLFIEFGYEAMSLRQITARAKVNLAAVNYHFGSKEALMQSVLGRRLDPLNTRRLALLTACEERWTKEQLTCDHVLGALFVPALQMARNPDTGGPAFLRLMGRVYSDTSPFVQNYLLGHYAPVFGRFFEAFSCALPHVPRAELGWRLHFSLKALAGVLAGDDLNNLLPMFTQGKPMNDASLLARLTALVVATLNAPLPGEAGALDQVVELAEAQVPTPVVQADDAPNGSDSGNGHGGSSRHGNGSGNSNGRAPERTTTPATASPFAGDLFGRTPGARASAADEHEDEHDSALDDGDEHEDGGSPPTARTRALAIRRSNAARAIFPANPMRPWRSPGA from the coding sequence ATGGGACGTCCTGGAGCAGGAGACACCAAGGGCCGCATTCTGGAAGCCACCGAACTGCTGTTCATCGAGTTCGGCTACGAGGCGATGTCGTTGCGGCAGATCACGGCACGCGCCAAGGTCAACCTGGCTGCGGTCAACTATCACTTCGGCAGCAAGGAAGCGCTGATGCAGTCAGTGCTTGGCCGCCGGCTCGATCCACTCAACACACGTCGTCTGGCGCTGCTCACAGCCTGCGAAGAACGCTGGACCAAGGAGCAGCTCACGTGCGACCACGTGCTCGGCGCGCTGTTCGTACCGGCGCTGCAGATGGCGCGCAACCCCGACACCGGCGGTCCCGCCTTCCTGCGTCTGATGGGCCGCGTGTATTCCGACACGTCGCCGTTCGTGCAGAACTATCTGCTCGGGCATTACGCGCCGGTGTTCGGTCGCTTCTTCGAAGCGTTCTCGTGCGCACTGCCGCATGTGCCGCGCGCTGAACTCGGCTGGCGCCTGCACTTCTCGCTCAAGGCACTCGCCGGCGTGCTGGCCGGCGATGACCTCAACAACCTGCTGCCGATGTTCACGCAGGGCAAGCCGATGAACGATGCCTCGCTGCTGGCGCGCCTGACTGCGCTGGTGGTGGCCACGCTCAACGCTCCGCTGCCCGGCGAGGCCGGCGCACTCGACCAGGTGGTCGAACTGGCCGAAGCCCAGGTCCCCACACCCGTGGTTCAGGCCGACGACGCACCCAACGGCAGCGACAGCGGCAATGGTCATGGCGGCTCAAGCCGCCATGGCAACGGGAGCGGCAACAGCAATGGCCGCGCCCCCGAACGCACCACGACACCTGCCACCGCATCGCCCTTTGCCGGTGACCTGTTCGGCCGCACACCCGGCGCACGCGCCAGTGCTGCCGACGAACACGAGGACGAGCACGACAGCGCCCTCGACGACGGTGACGAGCACGAGGACGGTGGTTCCCCGCCCACGGCGCGCACCCGTGCGCTGGCCATCCGCCGCAGCAACGCCGCGCGCGCGATCTTCCCGGCCAACCCGATGCGCCCCTGGCGCAGCCCCGGCGCCTGA